Proteins encoded in a region of the Desulforegula conservatrix Mb1Pa genome:
- a CDS encoding methyl-accepting chemotaxis protein — MFKKSISHIFIVPVLVALTISIAGLVWYISNSSYNISLKLAVQSMNNMADTTEKALDLYISGFEDLSYTISMAKRVRDSLSGGSPDVAQQMLEDYVKTLDDFNSMVVFDMKGIAIAGVNNQGKSLAGMDLNDRDYVQNIIKGKDKFISESLMKSKVDDSVFFAVAHAVKNTEGKTIGGTAVIPKWEIFTNKYIDPIRFGERGYPYMIDGKGVGIAHAIDKSIIFKDVSGFDFIKQTLEKKNGHIEYEWKGEDKIQAFATNSKTGWVICMSAYSKELAATALKQRNVLIVVGITVIAGLFFIMVFFSNRLITMPVVKIMKFTERVAKGDLAAHLEGPFSCELEELAKSLAEMQTNMKAMISEIKEGVSTVTESSETLKNISNTMETSSKNAAEKASRVSHSSEIIASDMTQASANMEISTSNVNTIATATEEMTSTINEIARNAENGRSITGKAVDMVRKASEDVEKLTAAANEIGKVTETINDISDQTNLLALNATIEAARAGEAGKGFAVVANEIKELARQTAEATQDIKTKITDIQETSNNTTTVIRKISEVITDVNSIVATTAASVEEQNVATKEIAKNITTVSENIGEVASSVIGTNRTIANIATDMKDVDKEAAIISDNSSQISQKALNLASLAKNLESMVQKFSL, encoded by the coding sequence ATGTTCAAAAAAAGCATAAGCCACATTTTCATTGTTCCTGTACTAGTAGCCCTCACAATATCAATTGCAGGGCTTGTATGGTATATAAGCAACTCTTCCTACAATATTTCCCTAAAGCTTGCGGTGCAGTCCATGAATAACATGGCAGACACCACTGAAAAAGCCCTTGATCTTTATATTTCCGGATTTGAAGATCTTTCTTACACAATATCCATGGCAAAAAGAGTAAGGGACTCCCTCTCAGGAGGTTCTCCTGATGTAGCCCAGCAAATGCTTGAGGATTATGTAAAAACCCTTGATGACTTCAACTCAATGGTTGTCTTTGACATGAAAGGAATTGCAATTGCCGGAGTCAACAATCAGGGCAAAAGTCTTGCCGGAATGGATCTGAATGACAGGGATTATGTGCAGAACATAATAAAGGGAAAAGACAAATTCATTTCAGAGTCTTTGATGAAATCAAAGGTGGATGATTCTGTTTTTTTTGCCGTAGCCCATGCAGTAAAAAACACTGAGGGCAAGACCATTGGAGGTACTGCTGTAATTCCAAAATGGGAGATATTCACAAACAAGTACATAGACCCTATAAGATTCGGGGAACGTGGTTATCCGTACATGATTGACGGAAAGGGCGTAGGAATTGCCCATGCTATAGATAAATCAATTATTTTCAAGGATGTATCAGGTTTTGATTTTATCAAACAGACCCTTGAAAAGAAAAATGGGCATATAGAATATGAATGGAAAGGAGAGGACAAGATTCAGGCTTTTGCCACAAACAGTAAAACAGGTTGGGTAATATGTATGAGCGCTTACAGCAAGGAATTAGCAGCCACCGCCCTTAAACAGAGAAATGTTCTTATCGTCGTCGGCATCACAGTCATAGCAGGTCTTTTTTTCATAATGGTCTTTTTCTCAAACAGACTAATAACAATGCCAGTAGTAAAAATCATGAAGTTCACAGAGAGAGTGGCAAAGGGCGACCTTGCCGCACACCTTGAAGGTCCTTTTAGCTGTGAGCTTGAGGAATTGGCAAAAAGCCTTGCAGAAATGCAGACAAACATGAAAGCTATGATCTCTGAAATAAAGGAAGGTGTTTCCACAGTCACCGAGTCTTCAGAAACTCTTAAAAACATTTCAAATACAATGGAGACATCGTCCAAAAATGCCGCTGAAAAAGCTTCGAGAGTTTCTCATTCCTCAGAAATCATAGCTTCTGATATGACCCAGGCTTCAGCCAATATGGAAATATCAACAAGCAACGTAAACACCATTGCAACAGCGACAGAAGAAATGACATCAACAATAAACGAAATTGCAAGAAATGCGGAAAACGGCAGATCCATAACAGGAAAAGCAGTGGACATGGTCAGAAAGGCGTCCGAAGATGTGGAAAAACTTACCGCCGCAGCAAACGAGATAGGCAAGGTCACAGAAACCATAAACGATATATCGGATCAGACGAACCTCCTAGCACTTAATGCCACCATTGAAGCTGCAAGGGCAGGAGAAGCAGGAAAAGGATTCGCAGTTGTAGCCAATGAGATCAAGGAACTCGCCAGACAGACAGCAGAAGCGACCCAGGACATAAAAACAAAAATAACGGACATCCAGGAAACGTCAAACAACACAACAACAGTCATCAGAAAAATATCAGAAGTAATTACAGATGTTAACAGCATTGTTGCAACAACCGCCGCATCAGTTGAAGAGCAGAACGTGGCAACAAAAGAAATAGCTAAAAACATCACGACTGTATCTGAAAACATCGGAGAGGTTGCATCCTCCGTAATTGGAACAAACAGAACGATTGCAAATATTGCAACAGATATGAAAGATGTCGACAAAGAAGCAGCTATCATTTCTGACAACAGCTCCCAGATTTCCCAGAAAGCGCTTAATTTGGCGTCTCTGGCAAAAAATCTGGAATCGATGGTTCAGAAATTCAGCCTATGA
- a CDS encoding cryptochrome/photolyase family protein, which yields MKSFKKTLFIFRRDLRLNDNTGLIKALKQSEEVVPCFIFEDAQIASHPYLSVPGFRFMIDSLKDLDSQLRSYGSCLWLFRGISSEIISELIEKHGVDCVCVNRDYTPFSLKRDEKIAEICRQRGISFESCSDLLLNDPEKTLKKDGKPYTVFSPYFRNAFQIVIPEPEKIPENRFTRSCIKQDSKLENIFSETLGHSSPLLEIKGGRSSCLKILDNMRIFSEYEAQRDFPFLEMTTGLSAHLKFGTCSVREIYHKIKNILGSGLMDQGFPLLRQLYWRDFFTHIAFFFPHIFGNSFHRKFDGIIWENDDAKFQAWCEGKTGFPIVDAGMRQLNETGFMHGRTRMICASFLVKDLHVDWKWGEKYFATRLTDYDPSVNNGNWQWAASTGCDSQPYFRIFNPWIQQKKYDNECLYIKKWVQELQAFPSKAIHDLERQSLPGYPAQITNHKTASEKAKKLFANCKILF from the coding sequence ATGAAATCTTTCAAAAAAACTCTTTTCATATTCAGGCGTGACTTGAGACTGAATGACAATACCGGCCTGATTAAAGCCCTGAAGCAGTCGGAAGAAGTTGTCCCCTGCTTTATTTTTGAGGATGCTCAGATAGCATCTCATCCTTACCTCAGCGTTCCGGGCTTCAGATTCATGATAGATTCCCTTAAGGATCTGGACTCACAGCTCAGGAGTTACGGTTCATGCCTGTGGCTGTTCAGGGGCATATCATCTGAAATCATATCGGAACTAATAGAAAAGCATGGTGTGGATTGTGTTTGTGTGAACAGAGACTACACGCCTTTCAGCCTGAAAAGAGATGAAAAAATTGCTGAAATATGCCGGCAGAGAGGTATATCTTTTGAATCTTGCAGTGATCTTCTTCTGAATGATCCTGAAAAGACGCTCAAGAAAGACGGAAAACCATACACTGTTTTCTCACCATATTTCAGAAATGCTTTTCAGATTGTCATTCCTGAACCAGAAAAGATTCCTGAAAACAGATTCACAAGAAGCTGCATTAAGCAGGATTCAAAGCTTGAGAATATTTTCAGTGAAACACTTGGCCATTCGTCACCTTTGCTTGAAATCAAAGGAGGAAGATCAAGCTGTCTCAAAATCTTAGACAATATGCGTATTTTTTCAGAATACGAAGCCCAAAGAGATTTCCCATTTTTAGAAATGACAACAGGCCTCTCGGCCCACCTTAAATTCGGAACATGCTCTGTCAGGGAAATCTATCATAAGATCAAAAATATCTTAGGCTCAGGATTGATGGATCAAGGATTCCCGCTTCTAAGGCAGCTTTACTGGAGAGATTTTTTCACCCATATAGCCTTCTTCTTTCCACATATCTTCGGCAATTCATTCCATAGAAAATTTGACGGTATAATATGGGAAAATGATGATGCGAAATTCCAGGCATGGTGTGAAGGGAAAACAGGTTTTCCGATTGTCGACGCAGGCATGAGGCAGCTGAATGAAACGGGCTTCATGCACGGCAGAACAAGAATGATATGCGCATCCTTTCTGGTCAAGGATCTTCATGTGGACTGGAAATGGGGAGAAAAATATTTCGCAACCAGACTGACTGACTATGACCCATCCGTCAACAACGGCAACTGGCAGTGGGCCGCGTCCACAGGATGCGACAGCCAGCCTTATTTCAGAATATTTAATCCGTGGATTCAGCAGAAAAAATATGATAATGAATGTTTATACATCAAAAAATGGGTTCAGGAATTACAGGCTTTTCCCTCAAAAGCCATACATGACCTTGAGAGACAAAGTCTGCCAGGTTATCCAGCCCAGATAACAAATCACAAAACAGCATCAGAAAAAGCCAAGAAGCTTTTTGCAAATTGTAAAATTCTTTTTTAA